One Vicinamibacteria bacterium DNA window includes the following coding sequences:
- the modA gene encoding molybdate ABC transporter substrate-binding protein, giving the protein MILIWISLLGSLGVQEPIRIFAAASLTDALAEVASQFEKTHPSSRVVSQFGSSSDLARQILAGAPADLFFSADRYQLDRVAAEGFIDIGFRADVLSNELVVVRHRDAPDSVDGPGDLAALGRIAMADPEAVPAGVYARHYLESQGLGPRLRSKIVPTLDVRGALAAVASGNVDAGFVYRTDAAMEDRVKIVYHVPREEGPAIVYSLGIL; this is encoded by the coding sequence ATGATACTGATCTGGATCTCGCTGCTTGGATCGCTTGGCGTTCAAGAGCCGATTCGCATCTTCGCCGCGGCAAGCCTGACCGACGCCCTGGCAGAAGTTGCCTCCCAGTTCGAGAAGACCCATCCTTCGTCCCGTGTCGTCTCTCAGTTCGGATCGTCGAGCGATCTGGCGCGTCAGATTCTCGCCGGCGCACCCGCGGACCTCTTCTTCTCGGCAGACCGGTATCAGCTGGATCGCGTCGCAGCTGAGGGCTTCATCGATATCGGGTTTCGCGCAGACGTCCTCTCGAACGAGCTCGTCGTCGTGCGCCATCGGGATGCGCCGGACAGCGTGGATGGACCGGGAGACCTCGCGGCGCTCGGGCGCATCGCGATGGCGGATCCCGAGGCCGTCCCCGCGGGGGTCTACGCTCGACACTACCTCGAAAGCCAGGGCCTGGGGCCCCGCTTGAGGAGCAAAATCGTTCCCACTCTCGACGTTCGGGGTGCACTCGCCGCGGTGGCGAGTGGCAACGTCGACGCTGGCTTCGTCTACCGCACCGATGCCGCGATGGAGGATCGAGTGAAGATCGTCTATCACGTACCGCGGGAGGAGGGCCCCGCGATCGTCTACTCGCTCGGAATCCTG
- a CDS encoding alginate export family protein — translation MPSPLLLFFGWLAPNEATAQIAKNDKPLRSFALAATPEADIPAYVSAASPGWIIGFELRSRWEDRSGRLRDRPDPAELTLGLTRARVSLGFAPEQSSFRFSLEAQDARQLGSDFPETPLTVNELDLLQLRIRFDLDPVLHVPMAVEAGRISFDALDRRLIARNRFRNTTNAFEGVRVRIGRTPSPIALEVLALWPTQLRAESLDKLDENRRLFGTIGSIHRPQLVLEPYYLFYDANTDRRNTFHTTGVHLFGPIGDRWDHDLHAAFQLGSLGEDAHRAFAFHGELGRRFESAWAPRISAWLNYASGDAEPDDSRSGRFDPLFGASHTMYGFTDLMSWQNTINPVVSLTLSPSSRFELELMHRLYWLASAKDAFVRAALRDPEGDSGTFIGQELDVELRWDLLPFAELNVQYGELFAGGFVKRTGGGTGARVFYVALTVSAP, via the coding sequence TTGCCTAGCCCCCTCCTGCTCTTCTTCGGTTGGCTCGCGCCCAACGAAGCGACGGCCCAGATCGCCAAGAATGATAAGCCTCTCCGATCGTTCGCGCTCGCCGCGACTCCCGAGGCGGATATCCCTGCCTACGTTTCCGCGGCATCGCCTGGTTGGATCATCGGATTCGAGCTTCGATCCCGCTGGGAAGATCGTTCGGGACGGCTTCGCGACCGGCCCGATCCAGCGGAGCTTACGCTTGGCCTCACCCGGGCGCGGGTTTCTCTCGGTTTCGCTCCCGAACAGTCGTCCTTCCGGTTCTCACTGGAGGCCCAGGACGCCCGCCAGCTCGGTTCCGATTTTCCCGAAACGCCGCTTACGGTGAACGAGCTCGACCTTCTGCAGCTTCGCATCCGATTCGACCTCGATCCCGTCCTTCACGTTCCCATGGCCGTCGAGGCCGGGCGTATCTCTTTCGATGCCTTGGATCGCAGGCTCATCGCCCGCAATCGATTCCGCAATACGACGAACGCTTTCGAAGGGGTTCGGGTCCGTATCGGTCGAACCCCATCGCCCATCGCTCTCGAAGTGCTCGCTTTGTGGCCGACCCAGCTCCGTGCCGAGAGCCTCGACAAGCTCGACGAGAACCGGAGACTCTTCGGAACGATCGGAAGCATCCACCGTCCGCAATTGGTGCTCGAGCCCTATTACCTCTTCTATGATGCAAACACCGATCGACGAAACACCTTTCATACCACGGGAGTCCACCTCTTCGGCCCGATTGGCGATCGCTGGGACCACGATCTTCACGCCGCGTTTCAGCTCGGAAGCCTGGGAGAGGACGCACACCGTGCCTTCGCCTTCCACGGGGAGCTCGGGCGTCGTTTCGAGAGCGCATGGGCCCCGCGCATCTCCGCCTGGCTCAACTACGCGTCCGGAGATGCGGAGCCCGACGACTCCCGGAGCGGACGATTCGATCCGCTCTTCGGCGCTTCCCACACGATGTACGGTTTCACCGATCTCATGTCGTGGCAGAACACGATCAATCCGGTGGTCTCGCTGACGCTCAGCCCGAGCTCCCGGTTCGAGCTCGAGCTGATGCATCGTCTCTACTGGCTCGCGAGCGCGAAGGACGCTTTCGTCCGTGCGGCGCTTCGGGATCCCGAAGGGGACAGTGGAACGTTCATCGGGCAGGAGCTCGATGTCGAGCTTCGATGGGACCTCTTGCCGTTCGCGGAGCTGAACGTCCAGTACGGCGAGCTCTTCGCCGGAGGCTTCGTGAAGCGGACCGGGGGCGGTACCGGCGCCCGAGTCTTCTACGTGGCGCTCACCGTGTCCGCACCATGA